From the genome of Magnolia sinica isolate HGM2019 chromosome 12, MsV1, whole genome shotgun sequence:
GCCTAGGCAGAGCAAGGATTTTCCCAACAAGAATGCAAGAGCCTATACTAACTTCATGAAGGCATATCCTAATGTCAATGGTCCGGTCGATGAAGAGAACATGCAGCCTTCTTGCTTCTCTGGATATGTCGGCATCTGCTCTGTGTGAAAGCTCAGCAGGTCACCATAGAGTGTGTTTCCTTGGCCGAAACCCTCACTCAAGGCCATACGCTTACTATAGCACCCTTTGTGATCGACCACTTGTATAGGGGAATTTATGAAGTCACCCACAAGAGTTTGTATTCTGGTGGAGGACCACTATAGCTCCTACAGATGTGACTTTATGAGTATTTTCACCCCTCCCTTATACATCATTCCATGTATTCTGATGCTATTTATACTTCGTACGACAAACAGATCATCCATTCTCTCTTGGAGAATCACTTGTGTGAAATATACATGTCTACATTAATTTTCCCTttgaataaaaataagaaaaattggTCCTTCATGCCTTTCTCCGATGGAGAATATGGCCCTGGCTGGCTCACCAGTTGATTTacgttagatgatgatgatgaggcaacAAATTTATCGCATCAAGCTTGGGGAAGCTATTTAATTGGCCGAGATCTTCCATATGGGGTGGGTCGGTCAAACAAGGCAAGAATGGCAAGGTGATGGATAAGAAGAATTGGTAGTTCATATATTCTGATGTTACTTATACTTCATACGATGAAAGGATCCTCCATTTTCTTCAAGAGCATCACTCGTGTGGAATGTACATGTCTATATTAATTTTTCCTTtgaataaaaataagaagaaatggTCCTTCATGCCTTTCTCTGATGGAGAATATGGCCCTGGCTAGCTCACCAGTCGATTTATGTCAGATGATGAAGAGGCAAAGACTTGATCGCATCAGGCTTAGGGAAGCTATCTAATCGGCTGGTATCTTCCACAGGGGGGGTCGGTCGAACAAGGCAATAATGATAAGCTGATTGATCCCCTATTCCCTATTTGCCCTGGGGAGACGCTATTGATTCAATTCAACTCCATCTCCAATGCTGTGAACGCttccatagcacttacagtagcTGAAACCACTCCTAGAATGAGAGTACTGGTTCGGTCACGTGTCTTCCCAGCACGAAGTGACTTGGAGAGAAGCAGAGATCTACAAATGCATCAAACTTTTTGTCTATGAGTATTCAGCAAATCCAGCCCTTCTCCTTATTGCTTCAGCTTTCTAGAGCACGTCGACAAACACTTTTTTCTTTGGCTATGGTCCTATTACACCGACTGTGGAATAAGAAGCCTTCATATCTTAATGCATGTTTTTTATTTCTTCGGAGCTATTAGAGCGGGATCCAGTAGAACATTGCTTGGTTTTAGATCACGATGAATGACCTGCATGTGGCAATGGTGATGAAGATACTCCAATGCAGAAGCAACATCAATGGCTATATCTAGCCTTTGAATAAGGTTCAAGCTCCACAACTCTTGCTTCCCATGTACACTTGGATGCAACCACTTTTCTAGACTCCCATTAGGCATGTACTCAAATACTAGAGCTTTGAATTCATTGCCTTCAAAATCAATGCTTGAGCAAGCAGTTATGATTTTAACTAGATTCCGATGCCGGATATTTCTCAAGGCTTCACATTCGACCATGAAACTCCTGGAAGCACCACGTTGTTGTAGATTGAAAACTTTGACTGCAACACATGTTTGATCGTGATCTAGAACTCCTTTGTATACAGAACCATAACTTCCCACACCAATCAAATTATCCAAAGAGAACCCACCAGTCGCTTTAAAGAGATCCGCATAAGAAACATTTAAAAATTGGCCCTCTAAGGAAAAGGCAGGCAAGGGCCTCTCGTTTGCCTTTCTTCTCACCCGAAAAAGTGTAGCAAAGAGAAATGATGAAAGAATCAAACCCAAAACTACACTGACCATGGAGATTATTACCCTTAGAGAGATCGACATTCCATGTTTCTTAGGAGCTTTCTCTGGGCATGCTGGCAGCCGTAACTGTGGGACACCTCCACAAAGCTCCTTGTTTCTAAGGACTGAAAATTTGGTTGAATTTTTGAAAACCCCTTCAGTTGGGACTGGGCCATTGAGATTATTGGATGACAAATCCAAGTACTCCAGAACAGGAAATTTCTCCAGAGTTACTGGAATATGCCCAGACAGGTTATTATGAGAAAGATCTAGCAATTTAATGCCTTTTAAGTTGTTCAAACCCAGAGGAATGGCTCCTTGAAACAAGTTATTGCTCAAAATAAGGAATTCCATGCTCAGACAATTCCGCACTGTGCTAGGAATTTCACCCGTCAATTTGTTGTAAGCAGCATGCAAATATCGAAGTCGTTGCAAGTTACCAACTTCCAACGGTAGAGATCCAACCAATGGATTCTCGCCTATCTCAACTTCGACCAGTGAAGGAAtactaaaaacttctttgggaatGGTACCATTAAGCTCATTTCTACGGAGAGATAATGTTTCAAGACGACAGTTTCCAAGACTCAAAGGGATTCTTCCCTGCAAGCGATTTTCGTATAAAGAGAGTATAGCCAATCCAGTAATGTTGCCGATGGCGGATGGGATTCGTCCTGATAGTCTGTTACTGTATAAATACAAGCCCTCCAAATTTTGAAGCTTCCCAACACCATTAGGAATGGTTCCCATGATAAAGGTCTCAGATATCCATAACTTATTTAATTTGAAGAGGTTGCTAATATCTGTTGGGATGCTTCCAGATATCGGGTTTCCTCCTAACCCTAGTTCAATCATGTGGGTAGAGAGATTGAAGATGGTGGCCGGCAGTACTCCTCTCAGTTGATTAGAACTGAGCTCTAGTACTTCCAAATGGCTACAATTGATCAAAGAAGTGAGGAAAGACAAGTCATCTTCTCCTTCTCCACCTCCAACGTTATTATTAGCTAAATTTAGGATACGGAGATCCTTCAGTCTTCCCAAATTCTCAGGCACAGGTCCACTAAATTTATTATATGAAAAATCAACCATAGAAAATCCTGAAGCATTGGGTAATGAAAATGGTATCTGTCCCGTAAATGCATTTGTACTGAGGAGAAGTTTTTGGAGATTAGGAAGGGTGAGACCTAGATTGGCTGGAAGGTTCCCATGAAGTCTGTTAGTTACCATGGAGATACCGATGATGGATGAGAGGTTGTAAACTGATGGTGGAATCAGACCGGACAGATTATTTGCAGAGATCTGAAGGAATTGTAACTTCACTAACCGTCCTAACTCATTTGGAATGCTTCCTTCGAAACTGTTATCACGTAGTGAGAGAGAAACAAGAGACGAGAGATTCCCGAGTTGTGATGGAATGTTGCCAACGAGATTGTTACGGCCAAGATACAACCGCTCGAGCTTTGACAGAGAGCTAAGCTTGACGGGAATTCTTCCAACGAGCTTGTTTTTATCCAAAAGGATCGGTCTGATTTCTGAGCAATTGGACAGGTCGTCAGGGATTCCTCCTTGCAGCCCATTATCACTCAGATCAAGAACCCGTAGCCGGAAGAGCCGGCCGAATTCACGTGGGATTTCGTCATGGAAGCTGTTGCCCGAGAGATTGATACTCCTGAGGAAGGTGAGGTTTGCTATGTGAggtgagatgggccccaccaatccgCTGGACATAAGATTCAGGGCGGTGACCCTTTGAGGATGCCGGCGACCGCATGTGACTCCTTCCCACTTGCAGAAATGGAAGGAATCGTTCCATGAGCTTAAGATGCCGGAAGGATCGTCGTATATCAGATCCTTGAATGCGATCAAGGCGAGTCGATCTGTCTCGTTTCCTAAGGCGGGGGAACCGATTCCTATGCACTTCGTACATGGGAGAAGGAAGGCAAGGAGGATTAATGACCAAaatgttcttggacatataattcgAAGCTCCATTCTACTTGAGATGTTCCGATgattggaatggtccatgttCCAGATACTCCGCTACCTAAGCTGTTACATTAAAGTCAACATTTCAGTGATAATAGTAAGCTTTTATTTTCTAGAGTTGAATACAATACattgaaaattctcttttcattgtATTGTTCTAAATTCAATGATACTAACATTTTATTTTTCAGAGATGATACTAACCCTTTTATTATCCAATAATTCACACATATTAAAATCAGAAAGAACATGGAATATTTTTGTTGCTACTGAGTTGCATCATGGTGCAGCGCAGCGGGTGTATGGTTCTGCTGAATGTCTTGACTTGCTTCGTGCCTCTGTTCAAACAGGATTGTTTAGCTTACATTTGGAAGTAATGTTATCTTGTCCATGGCTTTTGCTTTCTGTCTATAAAGAAAATAGCAATTTTTTCCATATAGTTGTCTATCTTTTAAGCCATGGACTGAAATCCTTTTCATTTTAAACTATTTCCCAAAATCTGTTTATAGTTTTCGTCGTCCCTAATCTTATCCAttcttgtggcccacttcagcTTTTTTATCCGCTTTATTTTTTGGCCATCCtgaaatgagctataaaaatagatgaatagggTGTATTTGTTACGAATAtcatggacgcggattggctaccgacaggttgagtagaaAGACTCGCCGCtcaagtgacgtcagcaagttctggggggctcaccatgaagtatatattgcatccacaccgtccatacatttggagagatgatTCTAGGGCACGATCCAGAGAATAAGACAGATacaaggctggggtggacccaccatagaaaagagagaagagggtgacgcccaccgttcaaaCCTTTCCAAAggtccatgatgtttatttgagatccaaaatGTTCTTGTGTTAATGCCGACACCaaagaaggggaaacacaaatatcaggttgatcataAACTTTTGCAGCCCTTGGGAACTTTTTAAAGGTGGGCGTCACTCACCCCACTATTTttcgtggtggggtctacttaagtttttgatccaactcattctttgaatcatgccctaatatgacaTCTCCCGGTGGTGGACTgcgtgcatacaaaacatacgtcACCAtagaacctggtgacgtcacttaagtagCGATTCTGGCTGCTCAACCTGTCCGCGGCTAGTCCGCCTCCGCCTCGAATATCATGGTCGACTGACGTACGTTCCAGGGTGATTGAATTGGGAGACTCGCTGCTTAAGTAACGTCAccagttctgtgggacccaccatgatgtatgtgttgtaactatgctgtccatccatttaaagaTATCAATCTAAGGCATTAGCCAAAGAACGAGCCTGATCCAAATAAAGCTAGAGTGAACCCTACCACTAAAAACAGTGGAGTGAGTGACGCCTACCCTTAAAATTTTATaaggatcacaaaagttttctatcaacatgatatttgtgttttcctttctttcatgtctttCTTAACTTAGTTGGATCTctgataaacatcacagtggaccttaggaaggtttccacCGTGGGCGTCACTCCTcccaatgttttctgtggtgggtccactctagatttggatctgactcattctttgccgcatgctctaaaatgatctctccgaatggatgaatggtgtggatacaatacatacatcatggtgggtcccatataacttagtgacatcacttcagtaggagTCCCGCtaatcaacctgtcagtatctaatccgcgtccgttcaaGTGAGGGTTGCACCGTAATCAACGCGATTAGATGCGTTTAGAGCGGTTGTTGAGGTGAAGTTGCCCAGCAATCAACATCAGGTGTTCAAATgggttggtggacatttaagtcAAGGGCTGTGGTTACCTGGCCATATCCGAGGtgaccatgatatttgtgacaaattcacccatctatctgttttaccagctcattttagggcatggccccaaaAGAGCCAGATTCaaagtgaaaattttcaatggccagCTTTCTTTCCTACCATTTCCTGTTGCATGGTATAGCCCAGTTGAGGTTcaaatctgcctcagtttttggcccatgccctaaagctagattaaaaaattaaattgatGGAGTGGCTTTTTCACAAACAATTTGTGGCCCCACCTATATTTCAtccgtgggcattcaatccccatcttTCCTGTTCTTgtacccacttgatttttttaccGGCTCTATTTTTGGacccataccttaaaatgagctggaaaagcagaggaacagggtggatttgtctcgaacatcatggtgggccctgtgtacGGTTGAGTGAGGGTTGCGCGGCAATCAACATTTAATTAAAGGTGTTGAGAGAAGTAGTTGGGGGTGGGTTGTACAGCAATCAAGGCCAACCTAGTCTTCAAATGGTTGTTGGACATTAAGGGTGTGTTTAGTAAAACTTAATTTCAGCACTTATTATTGAAATTTCTATTTTGTGATTTTTACTCATTCAAATTATTTtgtaaattaaaaattttaagtgcataatttgaatttttattaaaaaaatgaatttatttttaagcttTTCTCTTCGGACTGAACAAATAACACAGAATGCCACAAGTGATTTTGAGTTGAAATATTTTCTAAATGACAACTCTATTATTGTTGAACTCCCAGTTGAAGGTTTTAAGGCTAATTGCGAGGCTGCTGTGTTCATGTCGCAAAGTTTTTTGGGCCGCAtcaatatgtatgtgttatatatatccacCCGATCCATTctttgtcatctcattttagggtatgagaaaaATACATAAGGCAgactcaaagctcaagtggaccacaccacaaaaaatttgtggggacaatgacacccacttttgaaaccttcctaaggcccaccttcatatttattttccatccgatatGTTGAAACAAAAAttccagcttaatccaaaacttttgtgccccactGAGTTTTCAAGAACATGTGTTCAATTCCCgccatgtggttcacttgagctttggatctaccacaTTTTTGGAATAAGTttgaaataatattaaaaaaaaaatgttataggGACCTaatctaaatatatatatatatatatatatatatatatatatatatatatatatattggaaaagGTTCTAcgcgagctcatgggaactcccatgAGGTCAGttgtgtgggccgcaccatgatgtgtgtaaaatctaccccatcaatcaaatgcaccattccatggtgggcctaaggcttaaaaatcaagacaatcctgacttgtgtgggccacaccacatacaaaggtTGAGgcgttaccctccattaaaacattcacaatcattttttgggcccaccgaaatgtggttccaaatccagcccatccattaatgtgtgtcccacttggatgagggtcggaccaagtttcagcctcaaaactctggtggggcccaccaagtgctt
Proteins encoded in this window:
- the LOC131220048 gene encoding putative receptor-like protein kinase At3g47110, which produces MDHSNHRNISSRMELRIICPRTFWSLILLAFLLPCTKCIGIGSPALGNETDRLALIAFKDLIYDDPSGILSSWNDSFHFCKWEGVTCGRRHPQRVTALNLMSSGLVGPISPHIANLTFLRSINLSGNSFHDEIPREFGRLFRLRVLDLSDNGLQGGIPDDLSNCSEIRPILLDKNKLVGRIPVKLSSLSKLERLYLGRNNLVGNIPSQLGNLSSLVSLSLRDNSFEGSIPNELGRLVKLQFLQISANNLSGLIPPSVYNLSSIIGISMVTNRLHGNLPANLGLTLPNLQKLLLSTNAFTGQIPFSLPNASGFSMVDFSYNKFSGPVPENLGRLKDLRILNLANNNVGGGEGEDDLSFLTSLINCSHLEVLELSSNQLRGVLPATIFNLSTHMIELGLGGNPISGSIPTDISNLFKLNKLWISETFIMGTIPNGVGKLQNLEGLYLYSNRLSGRIPSAIGNITGLAILSLYENRLQGRIPLSLGNCRLETLSLRRNELNGTIPKEVFSIPSLVEVEIGENPLVGSLPLEVGNLQRLRYLHAAYNKLTGEIPSTVRNCLSMEFLILSNNLFQGAIPLGLNNLKGIKLLDLSHNNLSGHIPVTLEKFPVLEYLDLSSNNLNGPVPTEGVFKNSTKFSVLRNKELCGGVPQLRLPACPEKAPKKHGMSISLRVIISMVSVVLGLILSSFLFATLFRVRRKANERPLPAFSLEGQFLNVSYADLFKATGGFSLDNLIGVGSYGSVYKGVLDHDQTCVAVKVFNLQQRGASRSFMVECEALRNIRHRNLVKIITACSSIDFEGNEFKALVFEYMPNGSLEKWLHPSVHGKQELWSLNLIQRLDIAIDVASALEYLHHHCHMQVIHRDLKPSNVLLDPALIAPKK